tgctggaaacacccgACAGGTTGGCAtaatctatggggagagaaacagTTTTGAGGAAATTGCGAATCTGAAAATTTAATTCTGTTTATCCATATGTGCTACCAgaatgctgagtatttccagcattttttgttcttaTTTTGGATTTCAAGCATTTGgcctattttgcttttgtattggcCCCAAACTCAAATATTTGGTGTTTGAATGGAGTGCAAAGCAGCATAAACTATTCTAAGTAGCCGAGAATTCCAGAAATATTTGAAAACTTCTCAAATGCAGAGTCCAGAAAATCTCTTTCACGCAGCTTCATGGGGAACTAAACTGGGCTAAACAACAAGAACTTCTATTTGTACAGCACCTTCAATATAACAAAATATCCCTATGGACTTCCCAGGAGCgttttcaaacaaaatttgacaccaaactaTAGGACACGggacaaatgaccaaaagcttagacAAAGGTAGGTTTTAGAAGAGCGAGGGGCTGTGGtattaggaaaggaattccagagcttaggcccaGGCAGCTGGAGACATGGTGATCTGTGGCAGAGCAATGGAAATCAGTAATGTTCAAGACACCAGGACTGAAGATGCCCAGATAATTTGAAAGCTTGTAGGGCTAGAGGAAAAGGTTGCAAAGGTAAACTGCACTCAAGTCTCACTCACTCAAGGAGTTAATTCCTTGGATTTTCCACAGTTTAGTAACTTAAGACAAAACTAAACAAAAAGTGAAAGTGCAGAAATCTGGTGGTTGTGTCTGGGACTGTTTTATTTGTATCTTTTCAGTTTGACCCACTCCTCCTTCAGTCCTGTCAGGGAAATGCAGCAATTTTCAGCAAGTTTACAATGGACGGAACTGCTGGTGCACTAAACAATGTGCTCCAGGAATAATTAAATAAGCAGTTACTGTATTCTCATGAAGCTCAGCGCAAATCAATGCAaacagtttattttttatttacaaTCAGTTACATTGTATTTTCAAcattagtttaaaaaaaattaaaacgaaTCAAGTTTTAACAGGTGTGCGCGCAGCGACAATAAATCGCTTTCGAGTTCTGTGAGGTCAAGGCAAGACTAGAGATGGCTGCTCTCAATAAACTCGAGCCCAGGGCCCAGTTACATTGTTTGGCACATGGACAAAAGTGACTGAAGAGCAAGTTAAGTTTCCATTTCTTCGTTACATCTCCAAAGAAACACTGAATTTGTCTACATGACAATGGGGAAGAGCCTCAGCTGATTAATATTTAAAGAAACTTAATCTGGCCTGTGCATTCGATGAAAGTCAATTGTGAGGCAGTCACAATGGCTAACCTCCACACATCACAAATTATTCCTCCTACACAGCCCCACATGCTTTACAATTGGTGCAAGGTTTGTTCAGTACCAATGGAAGCCAGCAATCCAATGCTACCCCCAGAGTTGGTACCTATCCCAGTCCTTCGAACCAGTGCTACCCCCAGAGCTGATTCCTACCCCCCATTCAATCAAAGACTGAACACATTTGATTTTCCACAAATAATTTATACAGTTATGAATAAACAATGTGAATGTCTCAGGGTCATGTCTCGGTCTGTTTTGTCTGTTCCTTTCTCACTCGATCCATTTCTTCAATCTGTAACTCCTCATCAAGTCTCTCCTTTGCTCTCACCACCTGGCAACAGTAAAGATTCACTTTAAACGTTTTAAAAGTGCCAGCATTTTACAGAGCTCTCTGAGTGCGGAATGAGGATTACAGGGCATGTTTGTTTCTACAAGTTTGTAATAAAGTAACTTTGGGCTGGCTAGTAAAACACACCCTTTAACCAGCAGAGGATATTGGATAATGAACAGCAGCAAGTCCCATGCCTGGTTTAGCCCAAGGACAACCAAGCTGAGATCAGTCAGTTCAGGGAAGACCAGGAATCCTGACAAACCTCAGTGCTGTATTACAATCGTCCACTGCTGGAGCTCAAAATGTAAGACTCCAAACCTGACTATGTTCAGGGAAGAAATTGCCAACAGATCGGTGAAACGCCAGTAATTACAGTACAATTCCTTTGGTATCATGCTTCAGAATTTAAAATCAAACAAGAACGATGCCTTTTATAGACTCTGAGGTCTGACTAACTTAATAAAAATATTTAATAAAATCCCaagattgagtttgcctccacaggTAGAAAAGTTTAAAGTATGAAGCCTTACCTTGGATtgcagataaaatgatccacCCACTGACTTGTCGTTGACTTTGAATAAATGTTCATAGTTCTGTTTTCAATGAAGAGGAAAAAACAAAAGCCAATTGTTAGAACGTTTACAGAGGCCAGGGGACGGAACAGACAGCAGAGGGGTGCGGATGAATTACAAGGAGATCAAAGAGGACCTGTCCTGTGTTAGGATCAACACTTTGACATACAAGACCAATGACTCATTAACATTGACCATCTCTCGGACACTGTGTTGGCAGCTCAAATCTCCCACTTGTAACTGCCCACAGTTCTAATCAGAAGTTCATCTAAAGTGACACTACTCTGGTTGTCTGAGCATGGACAAAACTACCACTTGATTCCGTTCGGTTCAAGGTCAACATAATCTCTGTTCTACCTGCCTGCATCTTAATTCAGATTTGCATTTTACAACAATAAATGACTGACTGTTGGGAACATCTCCATCTGCAGACTATTTGGTCACAGTGCCCAACACAGAGACCTAGTTAGttatttctgtctctcttttAGACTGCATTGATCACGAACCAGTGAATCTGAGACACATATTGAAGGGTCATCCAACTGATGTGCGGTTCTGCAAGGAAGTTAAATGTGCAGACACTCCCAGTGAAATACTGGAGTGCCACATTGCACAAGATGCTGTCTTTCTAGCTCGGTATTAAACCGAGGTctggtctgccctctcaggtggatgcacAAGACGCATGATTTTGAAGGAGAACTGGGGAGTTTGCCTGTATTCTAGTCAATGTCTATCCAACTAACACTTCCAATAAAGGATTATTTGGTCAGGTCATTcatttgctgcttgtgggagttcGCTGGCCACAAATTGCTCATCACATTTCTGCAGTTCAAAAATACTTTGTTGGAGCTTTCCGAGACATTCCATGGAAATATACTAAATAAACGTAAGCTTCTATCTTTCCGTTCCCTTGCCAGCATTGAAGCTCTGTCCCAGCCCAGTCCTAAATAATCGTGTTTAGACAAGGTAAGATTGCCACCTGAAAGAGCCATTGAAAGGAGCAGCAGCTGAAGCCCTTACCTGCTGGATGTCTGTTGAGTTGAGTTTTGTGACGTTAAGAATCTGCTGTGCTTCCTGCAGCGATATTCCGGAGATGCTGGTGGCAGCTGCTGACTGCCGGCCTGTCCGACCACGGGCTTCTGCTGCAGCTCTACTTGCTGAAAGTAAAAGGGAAACAAGCGGCCAGTCACAACCAATCAATATTAATGCAATGTCTCACTTATAATCACCACACTCAGTAGTTACTTTCGTGAGACTAGATTAATATGAAAAGGAGTGTTGCAGAACTatggggagcagggaggggggggggggggttagggaagTGGGACGAACTGAATACAGCCAGCGCAAGCAAAAAGGGCTGAATCGCTGTGTTGGAGATTATAATAATATGCCAGCAGGATTGacaattgattttttaaatcttttagtggttttatttttaaaaataaaacacataCTCTTCTCCTTCCCAAATAATATAATGACTGCCAACTCCAATCAGTAAGGGCAACGTGTATGAGGTTCCATAGCTGCCACCAAAAGCTTAGCGTAtcaatgtcagctgtggctcagtgtgtacactctggttTAAGTCAGCAGGTCAGGGGTTCAAGCCCGACTTCGGTGGCCTGGACCCAGCCCCCCGCACAATATTGAGGGAGAGCTACACTGTTTGAGATGCTATCCCAGTTGGATGTAAGAGATTCCAGGCCGCCATTTGAAGAACAGCTGAGATCTCTCAGGTGTCAATATTTCTCAtattcaaccaacatcactaagacTAGTTTATTGAAGACGCCACCATTTTAATTCagctttttgtaaaaaaaaacaccagCCAGTCCAATTGCTCACCAGCAAATTCCTGCCTCACTGCACGAGCAAATGCTCTTCCCACCACCTGGGCTCCCACGATGATGATCTGAGCCAAGTACTTGGCCTGCAGAGAGAAGGCAGACAGTTAAATCCCAGCTTCTGGATAACAGCCCGCTGCACATCTGGAAATTAGATTGTCTTCCAACAACAGCTTGTGTTTGTCACGTTTGCCACTCAGTATCTCACCCCGAGACATTTTACTAAGATGCAGCAGCGCCTGTGTAATCTCCACCACCCTCATATCTGCACGCCAGTTTTAATCACTTCATCCATCACTGGTGGTCAGCTGCCAGAATCATatcgaattatagaatccctacagtgcagaaggaggccattcagctcatcaagtctgcaccgactccccgatagagcatcttacccatcctcccgctctatccctgtaaccccgcatatttaccatggttaatccccctaaaccttcgcatcttgggacaccaaggggcaactgagcattgccaatccacctaacctgcacatctttggactgcgggaggaaacggtCACCCTGGATTCCAAACTTGGGAAATTCTCTTCCTACACCTCTACCTCAcctttaaaacatttaaaaacttTCCTCTTGGACCAAACCTTTGGTCTCAAGTCTTAGGGTCAAATTATGATTtgtaatgctcttgtgaagcaccttaggaTGTTTTATTAAGTTATTGGAGTGTTGGCAAAAGAATGAAATGTTTTGAGTTTCTGTTCTGGGGCCGATCCAGCTTTtaacacactgggggggggggggctcaggtTTGGCAATTCCGCCCCCCGAGGATTCTGGAGCCTCTAGAAGTTTCTAGTCCCCCAAACCAGGAGGTTTctagtccccccctctcccccaccaggaggtttctagtcccccctctcccccaccaggaggtttctagtcccccctcactcccccaccaggaggtttctagtcccccctctctcccccaccaggaggtttctagttccccccctttcccccaccaggaggtttctagttcccccctttcccccaccaggaggtttctagtcccccccttcccccaccaggaggtttctagtcccccctctctcccccaccaggaggtttctagttccccccttcccccaccaggaggtttctagtccccccctctcccccaccaggaggtttctagtcccccccctctcccccaccaggaggtttctagtcccccccccctctcccccaccaggaggtttctagtcccccccctctcccccaccaggaggtttctaggccccccccctctcccccaccaggaggtttctaggccccccccctctcccccaccaggaggtttctag
Above is a genomic segment from Mustelus asterias chromosome 23, sMusAst1.hap1.1, whole genome shotgun sequence containing:
- the pam16 gene encoding mitochondrial import inner membrane translocase subunit tim16, with translation MAKYLAQIIIVGAQVVGRAFARAVRQEFAASRAAAEARGRTGRQSAAATSISGISLQEAQQILNVTKLNSTDIQQNYEHLFKVNDKSVGGSFYLQSKVVRAKERLDEELQIEEMDRVRKEQTKQTET